One stretch of Nicotiana tabacum cultivar K326 chromosome 18, ASM71507v2, whole genome shotgun sequence DNA includes these proteins:
- the LOC107791458 gene encoding histone H2A, whose product MDTSGKAKKGAAGRRGGGPKKKPVTRSVRAGLQFPVGRIGRYLKKGRYAQRVGTGAPVYLAAVLEYLAAEVLELAGNAARDNKKNRIIPRHVLLAVRNDEELGKLLAGVTIAHGGVLPNINPILLPKKTGGDKAGKEPKSPSKATKSPKKA is encoded by the exons ATGGATACTAGCGGCAAAGCGAAGAAAGGTGCAGCCGGAAGAAGAGGCGGCGGTCCAAAGAAGAAGCCGGTTACCCGGTCCGTGAGAGCCGGTCTTCAGTTCCCGGTCGGTAGAATCGGTCGGTACCTGAAAAAAGGCCGTTACGCTCAACGTGTTGGTACTGGTGCTCCCGTTTACTTGGCTGCTGTTCTCGAATATCTGGCTGCTGAA GTGTTGGAGTTGGCTGGAAATGCGGCACGTGACAACAAGAAGAACAGGATTATCCCAAGGCATGTGCTTTTAGCTGTGAGGAATGATGAAGAGTTAGGGAAGTTGCTTGCTGGCGTGACAATTGCACATGGTGGTGTTCTTCCCAACATTAACCCAATTTTGTTGCCTAAGAAGACTGGAGGTGATAAGGCTGGCAAAGAACCTAAATCTCCTTCCAAAGCTACCAAATCTCCTAAGAAGGCTTAG
- the LOC107791459 gene encoding uncharacterized protein LOC107791459 isoform X3 has translation MGEFLAIAQSSIVLPHFRVQAWSQRQHFFAHSQPLRSLRSSLHPLNTPCTVYPNLSTRSKPSYWGVKASVVSDSTMPTTFTVDSAGPGIDILPETGGGGGDDSGSANGGGGGGGDNGGNNNNNNDGGNEGESDEGKDHSNKKKMALSMSQKLTLGYAFLVGAGGFMGYLKSGSTKSLIAGGVSASLLYSVYAMLPTQPVLASSMGFVLSAALLGVMGSRFLKSKKVFPAGVVSFVSLVMTGGYLHGILRTAH, from the coding sequence ATGGGAGAATTTTTGGCCATTGCTCAATCCTCCATAGTGCTGCCTCACTTTCGCGTCCAAGCTTGGAGTCAAAGGCAGCATTTCTTTGCTCATAGTCAGCCATTGAGGTCACTTCGTTCATCTCTACATCCATTGAATACCCCTTGCACGGTGTACCCAAACTTGTCCACTCGATCAAAGCCTTCCTACTGGGGAGTCAAAGCCAGTGTTGTCTCTGATTCTACAATGCCAACCACCTTCACTGTTGATTCAGCAGGGCCAGGAATTGATATTCTGCCAGAGACAGGTGGTGGTGGTGGAGATGATTCTGGGAGTGCAAATggcggtggtggtggtgggggaGATAATGGtggcaataataataataataatgatggtGGCAACGAGGGGGAGTCAGATGAAGGCAAGGATCATAGCAATAAAAAGAAAATGGCCCTTTCTATGTCCCAAAAATTGACATTGGGCTATGCTTTCTTGGTTGGAGCTGGTGGTTTTATGGGTTATCTGAAAAGTGGCAGCACGAAGTCCCTAATTGCAGGTGGAGTTTCTGCCTCCCTTTTGTACTCTGTTTATGCTATGCTTCCAACACAACCTGTTTTGGCATCATCAATGGGTTTCGTCCTCTCGGCTGCACTTCTGGGAGTAATGGGATCTCGGTTTCTGAAGTCAAAGAAGGTTTTTCCAGCTGGTGTTGTCTCCTTTGTGTCTCTTGTTATGACTGGTGGTTATCTGCATGGAATATTGCGCACTGCACATTAG
- the LOC107791459 gene encoding uncharacterized protein LOC107791459 isoform X2: MLEDKIDGNEVDQWREISGTLQQKSMECSIKSKSSLRARYSYGIIFLITNLIAWFVRDYGERALPLLRYSKACGIGGSECSHTMGVLRVSLGCFIFFLVMFLTTCFTSKLCEVRNGWHSGLWILKFVMLITVMVIPFFIPSDYIQLYGEFTRVGAGVFLVLQLISVIEFITWWNNYWMPDGRKKQSCSLGLFMSTICYIASICGILVMYVASKTSCSLNIFFISWTAILLVVMMVVSLHSKVNRGLLSSGIMASYVVFLCWSAIRRLLMED, from the exons ATGTTAGAGGACAAAATAGATGGCAATGAGGTAGATCAATGGAGAGAAATTTCTGGGACATTACAACAGAAGAGTATGGAATGTTCTATTAAAAGCAAGAGTTCATTGCGAGCTCGTTATTCCTATGGAATTATATTCTTGATAACAAATCTTATAGCTTGGTTCGTACGTGATTATGGAGAAAGGGCTCTTCCTCTGCTTCGAT ATTCAAAAGCATGTGGAATTGGGGGAAGTGAATGTTCTCATACAATGGGGGTTCTTCGTGTGAGTTTAGGTTGCTTC attttctttttagtaatgTTTCTTACAACATGTTTCACAAGCAAATTGTGTGAAGTTCGCAACGGATGGCACTCTGGATTGTGGATTTTGAAGTTTGTTATGCTGATAACTGTTATGGTGATTCCATTTTTTATCCCCTCAGATTACATCCAGTTATATG GTGAATTCACTCGAGTTGGTGCAGG GGTTTTTCTCGTCCTCCAGCTGATAAGCGTGATCGAGTTCATTACATGGTGGAATAACTATTGGATGCCTGACGGGAGAAAGAAACAAAG CTGCTCTCTTGGCTTATTCATGTCGACAATATGTTACATCGCGTCCATTTGTGGAATTTTGGTGATGTATGTCGCGTCCAAAACATCATGCAGTCTGAACATATTCTTCATCTCCTGGACTGCAATTTTGCTGGTAGTAATGATGGTTGTATCCTTACACTCTAAG GTAAATAGAGGACTCTTATCTTCAGGGATTATGGCTTCGTATGTTGTCTTTCTCTGTTGGAGTGCTATTCGAAG ATTGTTGATGGAAGACTGA
- the LOC107791459 gene encoding uncharacterized protein LOC107791459 isoform X1, giving the protein MINSRIKQASTTPSKLKINNLAQFRTSIFPSQPYHSHHRSHKPTSKSSLERPHKPTKNLLRKPIPLLANLKQIQDPDEAISLFHDYQQTGFKHDYPTYACLIYKLAKSRDFEAVETLLGYLKTYYIRCQEKVFVGLIQHYGKAQLVDKAIELFHNMASFNCTRSVQSFNALLNVLVDNGRSDDANKMLRNCSKMGIWLNGVSFNIIIKMWLEKDDWELARQVFDEMIEREIEPTVVTYNCQIGFLCKKGDVEGAKSLFQDMVRKGKKPNAVSYALLMEGLSSLGKYKEAKKLMFDMEYQGCKLKIVNYGVLMTDLLKRGDIGEANSLLVEMKKRHIKPDVVIYNMLINYFCKECKTAEAYRILVDMQIAGCNPNATTYRMVVDGFCKTGEFEEGLKVLNAMLISGHFPRVETVRCMILGLLDKEKVEDACFVLEEMEKRKKRFDFESWEAIVKDACSNSIFVYRLVDELVF; this is encoded by the coding sequence ATGATCAATTCAAGAATCAAACAAGCTAGCACAACTCcctcaaaactcaaaattaaCAACCTTGCACAATTCAGAACCTCAATTTTCCCATCCCAACCATACCATAGTCATCATCGTTCTCATAAACCCACCTCAAAATCCTCACTTGAAAGGCCTCATAAGCCTACAAAAAACCTACTTCGCAAGCCAATACCACTACTTGCTAACCTCAAACAAATCCAAGATCCTGATGAAGCTATTTCACTGTTCCATGATTACCAGCAAACCGGGTTCAAACATGACTACCCTACTTATGCTTGTCTTATTTATAAGCTCGCTAAGTCTCGAGACTTCGAAGCTGTTGAAACCCTTCTTGGGTATTTAAAAACATATTATATTCGATGTCAAGAGAAGGTTTTTGTCGGGTTGATTCAACATTACGGCAAAGCCCAGTTGGTTGATAAAGCTATTGAGCTTTTTCACAACATGGCGTCGTTTAATTGTACGCGTAGTGTACAGTCTTTTAATGCACTTTTAAATGTGCTTGTTGATAATGGACGTTCTGATGATGCAAATAAGATGTTAAGGAATTGTTCGAAAATGGGTATTTGGTTAAATGGTGTTTCGTTTAACATTATTATTAAGATGTGGCTGGAAAAGGATGACTGGGAACTGGCACGccaagtgtttgatgaaatgATTGAAAGAGAAATTGAGCCGACTGTGGTAACTTACAATTGTCAAATTGGATTTTTGTGTAAGAAGGGGGATGTTGAAGGCGCTAAAAGTTTGTTTCAGGATATGGTTAGAAAGGGAAAGAAGCCAAATGCAGTTTCTTATGCTTTGTTGATGGAAGGTTTGAGTTCTTTGGGTAAGTATAAAGAAGCCAAGAAGTTAATGTTTGATATGGAATACCAAGGATGTAAGCTGAAAATAGTCAATTATGGTGTTTTGATGACTGATCTTTTAAAACGAGGCGACATTGGTGAGGCAAATAGTTTACTCGTGGAGATGAAAAAGAGGCACATTAAGCCCGACGTTGTGATCTATAATATGTTAATCAATTATTTCTGTAAGGAATGTAAAACTGCTGAAGCGTATAGGATATTAGTTGATATGCAAATTGCAGGTTGCAATCCTAATGCAACTACATATAGAATGGTGGTTGATGGGTTTTGTAAAACAGGAGAATTTGAGGAAGGTTTGAAGGTTTTGAATGCAATGTTGATTAGCGGGCATTTTCCGCGTGTAGAAACAGTAAGGTGTATGATTCTTGGCCTGCTTGATAAAGAGAAGGTTGAAGATGCTTGCTTTGTTTTGGAGGAAAtggagaaaaggaagaaaaggttTGACTTTGAGTCATGGGAAGCCATTGTCAAGGATGCTTGCAGCAATAGTATTTTTGTATATAGGCTCGTTGATGAGCTTGTATTTTAG